A stretch of Xenopus laevis strain J_2021 chromosome 8S, Xenopus_laevis_v10.1, whole genome shotgun sequence DNA encodes these proteins:
- the snw1.S gene encoding SNW domain containing 1 S homeolog, with the protein MALASFLPAPTQLSQDQLEAEEKLRAQKSRQTALVSSRREPPPYGHRKGWVPRSLEDFGDGGAFPEIHVAQYPLDMGRKKKMSNALAVQVDAEGKIKYDAIARQGQSKDKVLFSKYTDLVPKEVMDEDDPELQRPDEEAIKELTEKTRQALDKSVSQKIAAAMPVRAADKLAPAQYIRYTPSQQGVAFNSGAKQRVIRMVEMQKDPMEPPRFKINKKIPHGPPSPPATVMHSPSRKMTVKEQQEWRIPPCISNWKNAKGYTIPLDKRLAADGRGLQTVHINENFAKLAEALYIADRKAREAVEMRAQVERKMAQKEKEKKEEKLRELAQIARERRAGIKSHTEKEDGEAKERDDIRHERRKERQHERNISRAAPDKRSKLQRNEERDISEQIALGIPNQRTSSEIQYDQRLFNQSRGMDSGFAGGEDEVYNVYDQPWLGNKKLAQNIYRPSKNTDNDVYGDDLDTLVKTNRFVPDKDFSGADRRQRHEGPVQFEEDPFGLDKFLEEAKQHGGSKRPSDSGRAKDHDHDMKKRRKE; encoded by the exons TTTTTTGCCTGCTCCAACACAGTTATCACAGGATCagctagaggcagaagaaaagcTGAGAGCACAGAAATCTCGTCAGACAGCTCTAGTGTCATCACGGCGTGAACCACCTCCCTATGGCCACAGGAAAGGATGGGTTCCCAGATCCCTCGAG GATTTTGGAGATGGCGGTGCTTTTCCAGAGATACATGTGGCACAATACCCACTGGACATGGGGCGAAAAAAGAAAATGTCCAATGCCTTGGCTGTGCAGGTGGATgcagaaggaaaaataaaatatgatgctATTGCTCGACAGGGACAATCCAAAGATAAG GTTCTTTTCAGCAAGTACACAGACCTGGTACCTAAAGAGGTGATGGATGAAGATGATCCTGAACTACAAAGACCTGATGAGGAAGCTATTAAAGAG CTCACAGAGAAGACAAGACAGGCTCTGGACAAATCCGTGTCCCAGAAGATTGCTGCAGCGATGCCTGTACGGGCTGcagataaactggcccctgcacAGTATATTAG GTACACACCCTCTCAACAGGGGGTGGCTTTTAACTCTGGTGCCAAACAGAGGGTGATTCGGATGGTGGAGATGCAAAAGGACCCCATGGAGCCACCTCGATTCAA AATTAATAAGAAAATTCCACATGGACCTCCATCTCCTCCAGCGACAGTAATGCATTCCCCCAGCAGAAAG atgacTGTCAAGGAACAGCAAGAGTGGAGAATCCCCCCATGTATTTCTAACTGGAAGAATGCCAAG GGTTATACCATCCCACTAGACAAGCGTTTGGCTGCTGATGGCCGAGGGCTGCAGACTGTTCATATCAATGAGAACTTTGCTAAGCTTGCGGAAGCCTTGTACATTGCTGACAGAAAG GCTCGTGAAGCTGTGGAGATGAGGGCCCAGGTGGAGCGCAAGATGGCACAAAAGGAGAAggagaaaaaagaggaaaaacttAGGGAATTGGCACAGATTGCAAGAGAACGCAGAGCTGGGATCAAGTCCCATACAGAAAAAG AGGATGGAGAAGCCAAAGAGAGGGATGATATTCGACATGAGAGACGCAAGGAACGGCAACATGAACGGAACATATCTAGGGCAGCCCCAGACAAGAG GTCCAAACTCCAAAGGAATGAAGAAAGAGACATTAGTGAACAGATTGCGCTTGGAATTCCTAATCAGAGGACATCCAGTGAAATCCAGTATGACCAACGACTTTTCAACCAAAGCAGA GGTATGGATAGTGGCTTTGCTGGTGGAGAGGATGAGGTATATAACGTGTATGACCAGCCATGGTTAGGCAACAAGAAACTGGCGCAGAACATCTACCGTCCCAGTAAGAATACGGACAACGATGTTTATGGTGATGACCTGGACACATTAGTGAAAACCAACAG GTTTGTTCCTGACAAGGACTTTTCTGGTGCAGATCGCAGGCAGCGCCATGAGGGGCCTGTGCAATTTGAAGAGGATCCTTTTGGTTTGGACAAGTTTTTGGAGGAGGCTAAACAGCATGGAGGATCTAAGCGTCCCTCTGATAGTGGTCGGGCTAAAGATCATGACCATGATATGAAGAAGCGCAGGAAGGAGTGA
- the LOC121397767 gene encoding uncharacterized protein LOC121397767, translating into MPPLRNEWMNFVRRIEELLIGVRKHTVYCTGILIVSACPEETPTPRWPDVFHKHPLIHSRIHGGFYDGELARSCCSKASQTMPLPPPCFKREDKIYEDSPVTHRLILAFLHVSPLSFCTGNLKEYFSQYGVVKRCLLAFDKTGFHRGYCWVGFASEEGLQNTLQKDAHQLEGSKLQVLQNKRLLGNTNRHGLGES; encoded by the exons ATGCCACCTTTAAGGAATGAATGGATGAACTTTGTGAGGAGGATTGAGGAATTACTTATTGGTGTAAGGAAGCACACTGTGTATTGCACAGGCATATTGATAGTGTCAGCATGCCCAGAAGAGACCCCTACTCCTAG ATGGCCTGACGTGTTCCACAAGCACCCTCTGATacacagtagaattcatggtggATTCTATGATGGTGAGCTGGCCAGGTCCTGCTGCAGCAAAGCATCCCAAACCATGCCACTTCCACCTCCATGCTTCAAG AGGGAAGATAAAATATATGAGGATTCTCCTGTAACCCACAGACTCATTTTAGCCTTTCTTCATGTGTCCCCTCTCTCTTTCTGTACAGGAaatttaaaggaatatttttcACAATATGGAGTTGTAAAGAGATGCCTTTTGGCATTT GACAAAACTGGTTTCCACCGTGGCTATTGTTGGGTTGGATTTGCTTCTGAAGAAGGTTTGCAGAACACATTACAGAAGGATGCACATCAGCTGGAAGGATCCAAA ctccAGGTTCTGCAGAACAAAAGACTATTAGGAAATACAAACAGACATGGGCTAGGAGAGAGCTGA